In Oryzias melastigma strain HK-1 linkage group LG16, ASM292280v2, whole genome shotgun sequence, a single genomic region encodes these proteins:
- the zdhhc11 gene encoding palmitoyltransferase ZDHHC11 isoform X2: protein MNCTKWRFRRPAPETVISKDELAFRRPRVNGWSCPPGASQLVGWLVYGFLATISFGIHIPLLPRPWYHVAYATLGTVFIVHFFTHVAAVTVDPADASVRAKVNYSSPLPLFDRSKQPHVIKDQHCFLCDVQVGPRVKHCSSCNKCVEDFDHHCKWLNTCVGGRNYWLFFSALVSALVGVLLLFTLILFVFVQHIRDPHILRTAPQLGALPGNSTWLLFLPLAPIETSSAGLLTITFIALMLSTICLMLLCHLLCFHLFLFYKGISTFEYVKLKKQEKSRKQELECRNSKRPSKTPQNQENSIDCEPTKYPSSSNLVSKNPLTFRLSETLCSEMESFKKSVDNDKFRYGTENKTRGISMSVIQNWKASNEEDYPSGSGNSLPETQDPLGSSIMSPNRSSQ, encoded by the exons ATGAACTGCACAAAGTGGAGGTTTAGACGTCCAGCCCCCGAGACTGTAATCAGCAAAGATGAGCTGGCGTTCAGGCGTCCGAGAGTCAACGGATGGTCGTGCCCGCCCGGAGCTTCTCAGCTGGTTGGATGGCTGGTGTACGGCTTCCTCGCCACAATCAGTTTTGGCATCCACATCCCTCTGCTGCCTCGGCCGTGGTACCACGTGGCCTATGCT ACTCTTGGCACTGTATTCATTGTGCACTTTTTCACCCATGTTGCTGCGGTGACCGTAGATCCGGCAGACGCCAGTGTGAGAGCCAAAGTGAACTATTCCAGTCCACTGCCCCTTTTTGACCGCTCAAAACAGCCACATGTTATCAAGGACCAACACTGTTTTCTGTGTGACGTCCAGGT TGGCCCCAGAGTAAAGCACTGCAGCAGTTGCAACAAATGCGTGGAAGACTTTGATCACCATTGCAAATGGCTAAATACCTGTGTGGGTGGAAGAAACTACTG gttgtttttttcagcaCTCGTCTCTGCTTTAGTGGGTGTGCTTTTGCTTTTTACGCTCATCCTGTTCGTCTTTGTGCAACATATACGGGATCCACACATCCTGAGGACTGCTCCACAATTAGGAG ccttacCAGGGAATTCAACATGGCTGCTGTTCTTACCATTGGCTCCCATTGAGACGAGTTCGGCGGGTCTTCTTACAATCACTTTCATTGCTCTAATGCTGAGCACCATCTGCCTGATGCTGCTCTgccatttgttgtgttttcatcttttcttgt tttaTAAAGGTATTAGCACATTTGAATatgtgaagttaaaaaaacaggaaaaatccCGAAAACAAGAACTTGAATGTCGAAACTCAAAAAGGCCCAGCAAAACTCCACAG AATCAAGAAAACTCAATTGACTGTGAACCAACAAAATATCCCAGTTCAAG CAATTTAGTCAGCAAAAATCCACTCACGTTTCGACTTTCAGAGACTTTATGTTCCGAG ATGGAGAGCTTCAAGAAATCGGTAGACAATGACAAGTTCCGTTATGGCACAGAAAATAAAACGA GGGGAATCTCTATGAGCGTCATCCAAAACTGGAAAGCCAGTAATGAAGAGGATTATCCGAGTGGAAGTGGGAACTCTCTTCCTGAGACACAGGACCCTTTAGGCAGCTCTATTATGTCTCCGAACCGTTCCTCTCAGTAA
- the zdhhc11 gene encoding palmitoyltransferase ZDHHC11 isoform X1: MNCTKWRFRRPAPETVISKDELAFRRPRVNGWSCPPGASQLVGWLVYGFLATISFGIHIPLLPRPWYHVAYATLGTVFIVHFFTHVAAVTVDPADASVRAKVNYSSPLPLFDRSKQPHVIKDQHCFLCDVQVSGPRVKHCSSCNKCVEDFDHHCKWLNTCVGGRNYWLFFSALVSALVGVLLLFTLILFVFVQHIRDPHILRTAPQLGALPGNSTWLLFLPLAPIETSSAGLLTITFIALMLSTICLMLLCHLLCFHLFLFYKGISTFEYVKLKKQEKSRKQELECRNSKRPSKTPQNQENSIDCEPTKYPSSSNLVSKNPLTFRLSETLCSEMESFKKSVDNDKFRYGTENKTRGISMSVIQNWKASNEEDYPSGSGNSLPETQDPLGSSIMSPNRSSQ; encoded by the exons ATGAACTGCACAAAGTGGAGGTTTAGACGTCCAGCCCCCGAGACTGTAATCAGCAAAGATGAGCTGGCGTTCAGGCGTCCGAGAGTCAACGGATGGTCGTGCCCGCCCGGAGCTTCTCAGCTGGTTGGATGGCTGGTGTACGGCTTCCTCGCCACAATCAGTTTTGGCATCCACATCCCTCTGCTGCCTCGGCCGTGGTACCACGTGGCCTATGCT ACTCTTGGCACTGTATTCATTGTGCACTTTTTCACCCATGTTGCTGCGGTGACCGTAGATCCGGCAGACGCCAGTGTGAGAGCCAAAGTGAACTATTCCAGTCCACTGCCCCTTTTTGACCGCTCAAAACAGCCACATGTTATCAAGGACCAACACTGTTTTCTGTGTGACGTCCAGGT TAGTGGCCCCAGAGTAAAGCACTGCAGCAGTTGCAACAAATGCGTGGAAGACTTTGATCACCATTGCAAATGGCTAAATACCTGTGTGGGTGGAAGAAACTACTG gttgtttttttcagcaCTCGTCTCTGCTTTAGTGGGTGTGCTTTTGCTTTTTACGCTCATCCTGTTCGTCTTTGTGCAACATATACGGGATCCACACATCCTGAGGACTGCTCCACAATTAGGAG ccttacCAGGGAATTCAACATGGCTGCTGTTCTTACCATTGGCTCCCATTGAGACGAGTTCGGCGGGTCTTCTTACAATCACTTTCATTGCTCTAATGCTGAGCACCATCTGCCTGATGCTGCTCTgccatttgttgtgttttcatcttttcttgt tttaTAAAGGTATTAGCACATTTGAATatgtgaagttaaaaaaacaggaaaaatccCGAAAACAAGAACTTGAATGTCGAAACTCAAAAAGGCCCAGCAAAACTCCACAG AATCAAGAAAACTCAATTGACTGTGAACCAACAAAATATCCCAGTTCAAG CAATTTAGTCAGCAAAAATCCACTCACGTTTCGACTTTCAGAGACTTTATGTTCCGAG ATGGAGAGCTTCAAGAAATCGGTAGACAATGACAAGTTCCGTTATGGCACAGAAAATAAAACGA GGGGAATCTCTATGAGCGTCATCCAAAACTGGAAAGCCAGTAATGAAGAGGATTATCCGAGTGGAAGTGGGAACTCTCTTCCTGAGACACAGGACCCTTTAGGCAGCTCTATTATGTCTCCGAACCGTTCCTCTCAGTAA